In the Glycine max cultivar Williams 82 chromosome 6, Glycine_max_v4.0, whole genome shotgun sequence genome, TGGTGCTGACCCTGTTGAATAACTTCGCGACAGAAACTGCAGAGAAGAACGAAGCATGCTCTTCCCACGCGTGGCGCCGTCACAGTTCACGCTGCTGCTACGCCAGAAAAGCTTAACTGAATTGCTGGGCCtcatctcttcttcttcttcgatgATGATGTCGATGATGTCGTCCTCATCTGGTTCCGACAAGAACTCTTTTAGCATCTTCttgcgttgttgttgttgggggtgGTGGTGTCGTGGGGCATAATTGGAATTGGGAATGGAAACTAGTCTGCTGTTGATTTGAGTGGGAAGGATCTTGCCGTTGGAGAAAAGCTCGTCGGCTGAAGAGAGTTTCTGTGCGTTTGTGATGCAGAAAACAAAGTCTGAGCTTGTGTCTTGGTCAGGGCCTTCTTCAAGTGGGACTGTGTTTTTCGGATCATGTGAGAATGAAATGCGAGGGCTCATTCCTGGGCCTGATTTATCGGAAGAACACATATTTATTGCCATGGGTTGgtgggaaagagaaagaaaatgcagGACTATGAGAAGCTTCGAGACAATTGGGCTGGGGAAGGAGGAGGAGTAAGCATTATTAAGATCCCTTTTCTTACTATTATCACTTACTATCAAAGAGAAACCAGAATAAACAGATAAACTGAAAAACAGTAGATACCAATCATGTACCACATGTTATAAAAGGATATCCTTTTCGGGGTTCCCAAAAAAGCTTTAGCATTTGGGGTTCatttggagagaaaaaaatgagaataaacagtaaaaaaatgtgaaattctcagttttaaactctattttaattttatttttttcattataccGAATGAACCCTTGAACATGGGATCACTCAGATAGTTGAATTTTTGAAACATGTTAAATAGAAGTTCAATTCTTTAGCTTtttcatatgaaaaatattttttcggAAGAGATAAAATCTACTTTTTGATGATTTCTGTATTTTTTGAGAAGGATTAATCATAAAGTTACAGTTGACTGTGAGACTATTTTGCTTTcaggaaaaaagaaacattaattTGAAAACAGGAGAAAGTGTCCtttgaatgagagagagagagagagagagtttaaATTGGGTCCCGATTGCTATACATAATATTGCAGGGAATTGCTGATAAACATGATCGATGTGGTCGCAGTAGTATTTTTAGAGATCCCAAAAATCTTGAGGTTGCGATTGAATTCGCAATCgtagaatgtttttttaaaatattgggataaCGTGGCTTGCTATTATGCTAAATGGTACAGGCagtatctaaaataatttaaatacataaaagaaTAACTTAATAAAGTGGTTGTTAATGTAAGAAACAATAGCTGATGATAATAAAAGGTTATGCTGAAGTGATTTAGTTTATGAATCCATCACCTAAAGTTTATGAATTGTTTGGTTTCTGTCTCGAAAATAATTCTCCAATCACtgtagaatatataaaaatctgataattcaaaattatcttaattaGTTTAACATTGCACcaaattaccaatgttttaaattatgcaCTTTATTATTATGAGATCGATGTGGCAGTAACATGTCGGACACCAGATCGTGATTACAGATTGTCGTGCAACCTAGGGGTGAATAGACAATATCAATTGAAACTGTCTCACGTTAATTCACAACAGACACAATGAGATTAcagttgttatatataattgcaaatgcaatttaaaacaccttaatttttttagactGTAGAACAATGGTTGTAATTAAAGTAAAAGGTGTGTGTGTGCAGATAACAGTGACACTAGTAATTAACACAGATAATTTTAATCTCAATTGTTTACGCAATGAGTAAAAGCTAGACGGACTGCATGAGCTGCACATGTCAATGGTAGATCCGATTACCATTAAACTCAATTTTAGATCTGGTATCGTGAAGGTACTCTTCTATATTATATTCGTTTTTGCTTTTATTcccctatttttttaaaaataattccaacattttgatgtaaaacttaGAGCATTGATCGATATTCTCCTCAGAGGTGGAAGAATAAGGTTGATAGTTGATGAAGTGATGATAACCTTACCATAACGTGGCATGCAATGTAGGGTCCATCGGAGACAAATAGAAAGCAAATGGTATTTATTCACAACTAATTGGTTAGCCAAGACATGCATGGTTGTGAATGAGATTGTACTAATTGGTTGGAAGGATATCAGAAAATACTGTCCACCAGAAAATTTTAATCTCTGGTACGTTTAGCTTCCAAAATAAGTTTCACCATTTGCTGCCTCTTTGATTTTGGTTTCTCCATATCACAGAAAAGGATACCTTTAGCTAGGATTAAAATGCCTTCGGCCTGGTAGTATTACATATAGGCATGCCAAGAATTAACTCGTTCACTATCATAGAGGAAAAAATATGTCAACccattaaattaatttctataaaattaggAGATACCCAACACTCAAAAAATGAATATGGATAAAGATTATTAACAACCCATTATTTATTATACTctttcaacaaacttttattttatttctacgaATTTAATGTAACTTATTAGATTTTCAATTTTGTAACACTAGACATCTAGTTCACTCGATAATAGActatgtatttatatataaaaagacaaaattatttgtattattaataCCATTATCCAACTAAATTTGATAACTTAAGTATATAGCAATTATCCAGATAAAATGttgatttgaattaaaaaatgatactaacaatattcataatataatatctaaatcttattcttattaaaaaattatgtgaattGGTGGTGATTGTTAGGAAATGAAGGGATTAAAAATCAGCTTATAAGGTGAGGATTGTTCTCTAGTTATATAGTTTATCTCGACATTATCTTTATTTGATGTAAGACTTTAACATATCTCATTTTTCTCATAGTTACCCGTCATGTTAAACTTTCAACACATCTCTTTATCTATATAAGAATCTATTGAGTGTGAGGGAAGGTGTGGTTACACCTAAATAGAGAAATATGTTGAAAGTTTCACATGAGGGTAGTCacgagaaaaatgaaaaatgttgaAGTCCCATGTCAAATAAAGATAATGTCAAGATAAACTATATAAGTGAAAAGGTATGATCACATGctatttctcttttttggtAGATAATGTGGACttttataaaggaaaaaaaagagtgaataaAGTTGATTATTtcacattattaatttttacaccGACCattatactaattaaaatgATTCTTTTTCGTGTGCTTTTGCTCATCTCTCTTTGTAACAAGTGATTTGATGTTCTCAACcacccttcttttttttttttttgagtattCTCAACTAGCCTAATACATCATATTGCATTTGAAGGGAGAAggatttaagaagaaaaaaatggaggAGCGAACAGATCGTAAGTTTGAGTTTTTCTcacaaataaattaacaattaatatttaagtataaaaaaattaaatcttgcATCTGAAccgtataaaataaaatattgcatATGAACTAGAGAGTATCTCAACCTTTTACTTATTTTCTGATAATAAACACAATGAAACCGAAAATTGTAATCATTAGATTATAACAGAACTGCGTGCTGTTAAAATTTGACTATAGACGATTTATTTCCATAATCATCCTAGAGAGATCTACTTCCTAAATCATTTCTACAAACCGCAAGAGGAAATAAAAACTAATGGCATAACATCAATAACATTACATCAATCGTGCCCCTACCCATGGTAAACATTAGTATACCAGTACCATCCATATGGTCTCTACGTAAATGTTACGAAAAACAATGCCAATCCAATCAAAATGCTTCCAATCGCACGCATTGCTCTAACCATGTCACCACTGCTCTCAATTTCTATAGGGAACAAGCAACTTCCCTTTGATGGATCCTGTTTCACAATAGTTCCCATTCCATTGAAATCACACGCCTCAACACTTTGGTCCCTTGTTTGAAAATATTGGTTGAAAGCAAATGAAGCATTGCCAGCAAGGTCTAACTTATCACAAGAACAACCAAATCCTAAGCTTGTGCAATCAGCACCAGCACAAGCATAGTCCAATGCACTTGGCACCAAACTCAAGTTCTTAACATCACTACTTAGGACACACCATTGACGTTCTTGGTAAACAACACCTTTGGCTGCCACTGGCCATTTGTCCTGTCCCTGACCAGAAAAATCAATGGGAAACTTAGGCCTTCCGTCGTAGCCAAAAATTCCCCAATGACGCTCAAAGTTGCCAGGCTCAATGCTCTTCAAGTTCTCATCAGTAAGAGAAAACAGATACATCTCCATGGCTCCGGGGCGAAGAGGAGTTCCTTTCTTGTGTACCATTTTCTTGAGTAGTCCTTGGTAGAACCTTTTTGCATTGTAGTTATTAGCATTTTTGTTGCCATCAGTTGGCCATCCAATTTCACCAACCACAATTCTCAAGTCAGGGTAGCCAGCTTTTCTCAATGACCAAACAAGGGTGTCCAAATTTGCATCATAGACATTGCTGTATTGTGCATCTTTGTCTTGAATTGTTCTGCCTTGACCATCAAAGAATGCAAATTCTTCAGGAAAATTGTCGTTCTGGTAGAGACTGAGGAAAGGGTATATGTTGACAAGAAATGGTGAGTTCCTTTCGTGAAGCAAACTTAGTATTTGTTTTATGGCATCGTAAATGTCACTCCGAAAATCTCCATCTGATGGCTTGTCTGAAGCAGACTCGTAAACATCGGCATTCAAAGCCGTTGTCACCTTCACTGTGTCTCCAAGACCAGCCTTGTCGATGGCCTTTTGAATATTTTGCATTGCTGGGAATGTGGTCTTCACATATGCACCCTTGTAACCTTTCATGAATGGCTCATTTCCAACAGATACGTGTCTGCAATAACATAATTGTGAGTAATcaaggaaaggaaagaaaaaaaattgaattttcacCGACTTAAATTCATGATGTTCATGATACAGAATTGAAATCACCTATCCCTGCTTAATTTCCCATCTCATTCCAAAGAAATTACTAAATAGTCCGAGATTATGTGGTTCTGATCAATTTTCATATActgtttttaatttacaaaataattaataatgtgtaACAacacctaattaaaaattttaataacgTGTCATAAAAATTGACTGAGATCAAATGATCCTAaatcatgtaataatttttcatcttctAATTAAAGAGTTATCCACAGTTAAAAGGCAACGTTTTCTCATAGTTAAGATTCTTTTTTTGGATAAAGTATAATTTTTGAATTGAGGGGACAGAGAAAAGGACATTTTGTTTTTTGGAAAAGGTTATTTGGTTTACCATGATACTCTGATGCATGTAACTATTGAGTCCTATGTGAAGGAACTTAATGCCACCATACCTGATGTTGACGCTCCCATGATGATTATGAATATGTTTGGTGAGATTTTCTCTAACCCAAGCTTCAGCATCTCCGCTACTTCCAGCAAATTTACTCAATTGATCATTAGGAATTCCTACCATGACTTCAATGTCTGTACCAGACAAAGCACTCAGGGTCCAAGAATCTGCATCAAAAAGTTTCACCTTCTTGATCCCGTTGTCCTTCAACATATTCACCACTACGTTAGGATTCAAAGTGTGGGATGCTAATGCACCCCAATTGATACCAAGACCTGGTATAGACTCTTCCCCTTGGGCACCTTGGTAATGAGCAAAGACCAATATCAAACATAGCCCCCACATGAAGAACTCGGTTGGAGCCATGATGATTTGAGTCGTTGCAATTGGTAAATTGGTTGATATTGGAAAGATTGGAGTGAAACATATGCAGATGTTTATAGACAAATATTGAGTATTGGAAACGAAAATAGTTTGTTACGAGTGCAAGTACAACAAATAACATTTGAACCAAATATGAGTTTTGCTGAGATGTTTATAGTTATAATGTCTAAATAAAGTGTTCAAAACGCTGGTTGTTTAACTATATGCAACTCACTAAATAATAGTCTGATGGTTGTTTTCATACCCATACATAATAATTAGCAGGGGTAATTGTTTAAATAAAGAAACGGAACCGAAATAAGTTTTGTCCATGATGTTTATTGAATATCTTAACAAGTATTAAAGACGTTTATAGGTAAACCAACGAGGGTATATTTAGTTTGTACTCCATCTTGaatcttctcttcctttttggcACGTTCTATTTTGCTCCTAATTTGTAATTGAGCCTCTTATTCTATGGACGAAGTTTTCTGATTCTCAATAATGTCTACAGCTGTTAAAATTGCCCAGCCTTCATAGCCCTTCCTTaaagattataaataatatataatataataatagaattttcatttaattactcatttagtctttttttttaagtaactcATTTAATCATTATAGTTACACAAATTTTACCTTTTAATCTTTATCTTATTCATTTTGGTCCACACATACTATTTTCAAtcctttttagtccctataaataTAATACATTGTTAATCCATTTTTAGTCATAAGGATTGAGATTTGTTTCGAAATAGGATTCCTCCCTCAGACGTCTCCTACGAGCATAAAAGTGTATTATATCACTACTCATGAGTGAGATGCTGATTATATAGGATTTTCTAGTATGATAAGATTTAATCATATCTTATCTCTGTTATAATCCTAAGAAGATTGGTTGAAAATGGCCAATGGCTTGATTCATTGGATTCGACCAATGGTTTGATCAATTGGGTTCAGTCCAATGAAGATTGAAGGATACATAATATTTCAAGCTTGAGTTCGAAATACAAAAAATCTGAACTCTGAAGTATGAAATTCATAATCCTTTGGCTCGGCCAATGGCTTAATCGATTGGAATCGGTCCTATGGAGACCAGAGAATTCACAGTCTCTCATACTCGAATACAAAGTACAAAGTCTAAAAGTTCATAATCCATTGGGTTCAGTCCAATGAAAATCGGAGGGTACAAGATttaaaaagagataattttttaaatataaagaataaagtttatATAACTATAGAGACCAAATAAGTGATTAAatctatggattttttttattatgataggAAGGTCACTGGCTTACGAAgtgtattgaaaaaaatatatcaaagagTATGATGTTAAGACTTCTATCATCAGATCGGATAGGAAGATTAAACATTTGATAGGTGTCGATCCACAATGAACTTACCCTGCAAGTCCCTAACACactaaaaagagaacaaaaaaggtTATTCCAAAATAAAGGACCATATTTAAGGATTGAAATACATGATCTAACCAAAGTAAAACAAGAAAATCCTATCCAAACCATGTGCTATAAGCCCaggggaaaaaaaatacaaaaaacaaaactgtggTATACATTACATTGTAGTTCATCATGAAAGTTGTCTAGCTTTTTGCTTCTACAAGAGCCTGCTACTGAATTGCACTGATGATTATTGCCAAGACAGCAAATAAGAAAACGTCCTATATTATCTCTATTTCCGATAAGAAAATTGATCTCTGAATTCCTTCTTAAACTGTTCCAGGGATGATCTTTTTGCTGCTATGGCAACATCATCGAGGAATCGTCTCTGAGGAAATTCTTCAGGCACAAGAGTTTGATATGTTTCAAACTGCTGTGCCGCTTCCTCATTTTTACCCAGGAGACTGTATATTATTCCCTGCAACAATGCACACACAGAAAAACCGGAATTGGAAGGCCAAAAAAGCTGATGACTGATTCTAAAATGAAgtttattgaagaaaaagctACAAGATGCAGAAGGGGGACCCCTCTTCTAAACAAGAGCAAccagaaaagagagaaaaagatgagCTAAAGGAGAAATCCAATGTTTAGGTTATCTATTCTCCAAGGATTTCTTACTCTTCAGTTCACACCCTAGAACTTTTGTTACATACAATCAAATCATAATGACACAGGATAATTTGCAGTCTCTTGAAAACCTCTGCTCTCCCATGTATGCTCTgaagtttttcaaataaaaatactgttaaattaaaaactcaGTCCCTACACCTGacagttttttgttttaatccttatgaaataaaataactcTACATTTGGGTCTCTACATGAAAAATTGTTTACAAACCAGTCTATTGTTTATCAAAGTTACGACAGTGTTAGATTTTTGCAAAGCTGTCCATTGTCTTTGTTGAGATGGCAAGATATATCAAGTTATAACAGTAGTTTTTGCTAAGTTGTCCCCATAAACTATTTAATGCGTACAATATTAATAGAAAATGTCAAATATTTCCAATTTGTCAAccttttgttcttgttttttattttatttttaccccTTTCTCTTATTATTTTACCCAATTCACTAAGTTTTGACCGAGATCAAAGGATTTGACTGAACCAACTTTGGGACCAAGTTAATGATTTTTCAGTCCAGCTGGCAGAGCTAACACTATGATCCaagtcatttattttttatttaatggatTAATAAGTGTGTGAGCTCATAAAATGTATTCcaatttttagttataaaacCATATGAACATAAATTTTGGCAATATTATGATAAACAACAGTTTTATCCATAGAAAGCCTTGGTGCTATCCTACTTTTTCAGAATGAGTCTCATAGATTAACCAATGTACCCATTGTATGCACAACTCATAATTGACTAGCTGACAAATTCACCTGGCAAATATAAGGCCTAAAATCTCGACGATTTTGATCAATCAATTCTTGAAATCTTTTCAAGCCCTCCTCCAAATTACCCTGCAAAGTACAAACTACTTAAGTAATTAATGGCTAAAAGATATTGCTCATGGTTTATCCTGAATTGGTAGCAGATAAGCAGAGAAAGAGGAAACTTGTTTGGTACTAGAACAATTTTAAAACAGACCCACCCCAAGCTGATGGATCAACAATTCACCTGGACAACATGCATTTGCGCAATTAAGATTCTTATATTTCTCTCCTCGGTAACTCTGTTTTCGCGAGAAGCTAACTCTTGAGCATTATTTAGCATTTCAAATACAGCAGGACCTTCATGGATTTTGTGCATTGCCATAGCCAAACCCTGTAAATGAGAGTATCACTCATCTCAGtcataaatgaaaaaacatGGTAACTTGATTACATGATTGGGAATTGTAATAC is a window encoding:
- the LOC102668558 gene encoding uncharacterized protein, which encodes MCSSDKSGPGMSPRISFSHDPKNTVPLEEGPDQDTSSDFVFCITNAQKLSSADELFSNGKILPTQINSRLVSIPNSNYAPRHHHPQQQQRKKMLKEFLSEPDEDDIIDIIIEEEEEMRPSNSVKLFWRSSSVNCDGATRGKSMLRSSLQFLSRSYSTGSAPNTPKHHAVNVIPRHKLAKQSSASSFSLSSSSSTSSGAYYFYDSCQKNPSLKKNFSGNNGVRISPILNLPHHKATRSIFGFGSLFCNGKIKRKKK
- the LOC100794658 gene encoding glucan endo-1,3-beta-glucosidase 8, encoding MAPTEFFMWGLCLILVFAHYQGAQGEESIPGLGINWGALASHTLNPNVVVNMLKDNGIKKVKLFDADSWTLSALSGTDIEVMVGIPNDQLSKFAGSSGDAEAWVRENLTKHIHNHHGSVNIRHVSVGNEPFMKGYKGAYVKTTFPAMQNIQKAIDKAGLGDTVKVTTALNADVYESASDKPSDGDFRSDIYDAIKQILSLLHERNSPFLVNIYPFLSLYQNDNFPEEFAFFDGQGRTIQDKDAQYSNVYDANLDTLVWSLRKAGYPDLRIVVGEIGWPTDGNKNANNYNAKRFYQGLLKKMVHKKGTPLRPGAMEMYLFSLTDENLKSIEPGNFERHWGIFGYDGRPKFPIDFSGQGQDKWPVAAKGVVYQERQWCVLSSDVKNLSLVPSALDYACAGADCTSLGFGCSCDKLDLAGNASFAFNQYFQTRDQSVEACDFNGMGTIVKQDPSKGSCLFPIEIESSGDMVRAMRAIGSILIGLALFFVTFT